In the genome of Arachis stenosperma cultivar V10309 chromosome 2, arast.V10309.gnm1.PFL2, whole genome shotgun sequence, the window ctttcactagaaggtcaactttgatcaaaggttggaccaagtcctcacagtcatatgtgaagagggcgcacaatggaagcaagattcaagaggaaagccggtccaattgagaaggcatgacctcaagcccgtggctagaggatggctcaatcattcccactagcaaccggttcgaagttaccatagaccgggccatcatgatccatagtatcatgattggagaggaatagaggttcatgaggttatagctcaagaactctataaagtggcagacaagacctccactgtggcaaggttagcctttcctcacctcatttgtcacctctgttattcagttggagttgacatagagggtgacatctccattgatgaggacaagcccatcaccaagaaaaggatggagtataCAAGGGACcctactcatcatgagatccctgagattcctcaaggaatgagttttcctccacaaaactattgggagcaactgaatacctccctaggagagttgagttccaacatgggacaactaagggtggagcaccaagaacactccatcatccttcatgagattagagaagatcaaagaatcatgaggggaggagcaacaaaggcaaggaagagacattgaggagctcaagcactccataggaccttcaaaagcaaggaagagccgccatcactgaggtggacccattccttgatttccttgttatttattcttctgtttttcgaattttatgctttatgttatccatgtttgtgtcttatgatcattagtgtcttagtgtctatgccttaaagttatgaatgtcctatgaatccatcacctttcttgaataaaaatgtgcttaattgaaaaaggaagaattgcatgaattttgaattttataatagtttaattattttgatgtggtggcaatatttttgttctcaatgtatgtgtaaacagtgcatatgtatcttgaatttgtggttcatgaatgttggctcttgaaagaatgatgaaaaaggagacatgttactgaggatctgaaaaatcaataaaatgattcttgaagcaagaaaaagctattcaaaaaaaaaaaatgttctctgatgtatgtgtaaacagtgcatatgtatcttgaatttgtggttcatgaatgttggctcttgaaagaatgatgaaaaaggagacatgttactgaggatctgaaatcaataaaatgattcttgagcaagaaaaagctattcaaaaaaaaaaaaaaaaaaaaaagagaaaaaaagaaaaaaaaaaaaatcgaaaaaaaagaaagaaaagaaagaaaagaaaagaataaagttgtgatccaaggcaaataagagtgtgcttaagaaccctggacacctctattggggctttagcaaagctgagtcacatctgaaaaggttcacccaattatgtgtctgtggcatgtatgtatccggtggtaatactggaagacagagtgctttgggccacagccaagactcaataaatagctagttcaagaatcatcatactttactaggagaatcattaacactatctggactctgagttcctaagaagccaaccattctgaatttcaagggatagattgagatgccaaaactgttcagagacagaaggttaaaagccccgctcatctaattaatactgatcttcacagatgtttttggaattcattgcatattctcttctttttgatcttatttgattttcagttgcttgaggacaagcaacaatttaagtttggtgttgtgatgacggataatttgtatactttttggcattgtttttagtatgtttttgatatcttttagttagattttagtacatttttattagtttttatttaaaattcacttttctggactttactatgagtttgtgtgtttttctgtgatttcaggtattttctggctgaaattgagggacctgagcaaaaatctgattcagagaccaaaaaggactgcagatgctgttggattctgacctccctgcactcgaagtggattttctggagctacagaagcccaattggcgcgctctcaacggcgttggaaagtagacatccagggctttccagcaatatataatagtccatactttgtccaagatttgatggcccaaacccgcgtagcaatccggcctcagaaattccagcgttaaacgccggaactggaataaaaattggagttaaacgcccaaactggcatgggagctggcgtttaactccagaaaacgtctctacacacaaaagcttcattgctcagcccaagcacacaccaagtgggcccggaagaggatttttatgtcatttactcatttctgtacaccttaggttactagtttactattaataggaccttttactattgtattagtagactttggtagctatcttcacttttatgctatcttagatctttgggaggctggccattcggccatgcctggaccttatgcttatgtattttcaacggtggagtttctacacaccatagattaagggtgtgaagctctgctgtacctcgagtattaatgcaattactattgttcttcattcaattccgcttgttcttttaccaagatatcacttgttcttcaacatgatgaaggtgatgattgacgctcatcattctcactcatgaacaaagtgactgacaaccactcttgttctacaagcatctgaggcttagtgaatatctcttggattctttaaccggaatcttcgtggtataggcaggacctgatggcggcattcaagagaatccggaaggtctaaaccttgtctgtggtattctgagtaggattcaatgattgaatgactgtgacgtgcttcaaaccctgagggcggggcgttagtgacagacgcaaaagaatcactggattctattccggcctgattgagaaccgacagatgaattccgctatgaccgtgacaggggcatatgcaatcgctttcactgagaggatgggaggtagctgctgacaacagtgagaccctatacgagcttgccatggaaaggagtaagaaggattggatgaaggctgtaggaaagcagagagacggaagggaaggcatcttcatacacttgtctgaagctcttacaccaatgaattacataagtatcactatctttatcttttatgttattttcgttcatcaccatatacatctgagtttgcctgactaagatttacaagatgaccatagcttgcttcaatactaacaatctccgtgggatcgacccttactcacgtaaggtttattacttggacgacccagtgcacttgctggttagttgtgcgaagttgtgtaatgccatggtattgagccaccaagttcttggagccattaccggggattatttgagttgtgaaaaagtattgttcacaatttcgcgcaccaatgcTCCAATTGACTTCTGTATTATGTGTGTCATTGGTCATCTCTGATATAAAGTCGGCTAGCACCTGTGACTTCAGTGTTTTCCTTGATTCGTACTGAAtgtcgaactcggagagctcgaCCGACCATTTTATTAATCTGTCGGCGAGCTCGGGTCTGGTTAGTATCTGCCTTAGTGGTTGGTCCGTTCGTACTATGATTGTGTGGCTCTGGAAATAGTGCCGCAGTCTTCTTGCTGTTGTGATTAGTGCTAGCGCCAGTTGTTCTATCCTCGGGTACCGTGTTTCTGTTGGTTGTAGCACCCTACTGATGAAGTATACTGGGCTTTGGTTTCTTCCTGTTTCTGTTACTAAAACCGAGCTTACAGCATGGTTAGATACTGATAGGTATAAATACAGCGGCTTACCTGTCTCTGGTCTTTGGAGGATTGGTGGTGATGTGAGGTGTTGTTTAAGTTCGGTAAAAGCGTTCTCACATTCGTCTGTCCAGTTGAACTTCTTGCCTTTAGAGAATGTCTGAAAAAAGTGATAAGATCGGTTTGCCACTGCAGGTAGGAAACGTGACAGGGCAGCTATTCGTCCTGCAAGTTGCTGGACTTCCTTTACCGTTTTTGGGCTTGTCATGTTTAGTACGGCCTTGCATTTTTCTGGGTTGGCCTCGATGCCTCGAGATGTTAACATGAATCCAAGGAACTTCCCTCCTTGTACTCCGAACGCACATTTGTCTGGGTTGAGTCTCATGTTATATGCTCGGAGTTGCCTGAAGATTTCTACTAAGTCGTCACAATGCGACCCCTGCAAAGGTGTTTTTGCCACCATATCATCTACATAGACTTCCATATTCCGGCCTATCTGCTGTTGGAATACTTTGTCCATTAACCGTTGATATGTAGCACCTGCATTCTTTAAGCCAAAAGGCATTACCTTGTAACAAAAATTTCCATGTTCTGTTATAAAAGCCGTTTTGCTTTGGTTTTCTGGGTGCATCAGAATCTGGTTATAGCCagagtatgcatccataaaaCTCAAAGCTTTGAAACCAGAGGCGTTGTCAACTAATTTATCAATGCAAGGTAATGGATATGCATCTTTAGGACAAGCTTTATTTAAGTTTGTAAAGTCGACGCACATGCGCCATTTACCTGAACTCTTCCTTACCATGACCACGTTGGACAACCATGTGGTGAAACGAATTTCTCAGATGAAACCTGCGTTGAGGAGCTTTTTGGTTTCTTCTAGCGCTGCTTGTTTTTTCTCCTCTCCGAGGTTCCTTTTCTTCTGTGCTACTGGTCGGACTGTTCTGTCTATTGCCAGCTTGTGGCAGATGACTTCTGGGCTTTATTCCGGGCATATCATCTGGTGTCCACGCAAAGAGATCGGCGTTCTTGCGCAGTATCTGTATGAGTTTTGCTCGGTCTTCCCCTTCTAATGCTTCTCCGATGTATATGCATTGATTGTCATCTGCCGTTAGTGTTATTCGTTGGAGGTTGTCCATTGGGCGAGGTCTTTCGCCGAGGTCTTCTCTTGGATCGAGATCGGCTAGCACGGTGGTGTCAGCCGAGCTATGTATGGATTGGACCTGGGGCCGAGTTATTTTTCTCGCCTGGTCTTTCTTTAGACAAGCATTGTAGCACTGCCGAGCTTCCTGATGGTCGGCGTGAACTGTAGCTATCTTGTTTTCCTGCACTGGAAACTTAACACACAGATGTAATGTGGACACCACCGCTTTGAATATATTCAAGGCGGGTCTCCCGAGTATAATATTATAAGGGCTATAACAGTCTACCATTAGGTATTGAATATCGATGGACCTCGACATAGGGATTTCTCCCATTGTGGTCTTTAGCCATATGTGTCCCATGATGGGGACTCTCTCTCCGGAGAACCCAATTAGCTCTCCGGAGGAGGGTTGTATCAATTTTTCTGATAATTTCATTTTTATAAAGGTGGAATAAAATAAAACGTCAGCACTACTACCTGGAACCAGCAATGTCTTTCTTACCAACAGTTCTCCGACCTGGATGGAAATTACCACGGGGTCGTCAAGGTTAGGGCTTGCCGATTTGAAGTCTGCTTGGTTGAAGGATATTGTGACGTCTGGGTCTTTGTCCTTCTTTGGTTGTATGGTTCCTTCGATTGCTAGCATCGCTCTATAGCTTTGCTTCCTGGCCGAGCTTGTTTCTCCTCCGCCTGCGAATCCCCCTGATATATGGTTGATGACTCCTCTTGGCGGATCAGGAGTCGGCCTCTCTTCTTTGTCGTCGGCCTTTGCTTGCTTATGCTCTATCCTGTCCGAATTTCCTCCTCTGCTCTTCCGGGTCTCGATATATTTGTCCAAGAGCCCTTGGCGTGCTAGCCTTTCCAGGAGGTCCTTCGCGACGATGCAGTCATCCGTAGTGTGACCGAATTTTCGGTGGAAAGCACAATGCTTTGTCTTATCCACGAACCTTTGATCCTGGTAGTTTCCTGCTCGGGCTGGTGGCTTTATGATTTTGG includes:
- the LOC130962576 gene encoding uncharacterized protein LOC130962576 — translated: MADKESPQLSQDDLLARITELQAEVRRIAELSTQNNGESSKNSAQGAIGATDPLNIAPLKEKLTLDNPFSEEITNHQMPKNFTLPIALEPYKGFGDPRAHIKKFQSMMFFNGPKNEPVLCRAFPTYLDGAALLWFSKLPEGSISSFEDLARSFIDYFAASRIYIHGSDYLGTIKQGQHESLKDYMTRFVDATMEIQDLDPAVHLHALKAGLRPGKFRETIAITKPKTLEEFRERAAGQMEIEELREAQKSDKQPNRRDEERTFRSPVNRDSKKPSKPASKYNTYTRFNTRRENIIREILNAKIIKPPARAGNYQDQRFVDKTKHCAFHRKFGHTTDDCIVAKDLLERLARQGLLDKYIETRKSRGGNSDRIEHKQAKADDKEERPTPDPPRGVINHISGGFAGGGETSSARKQSYRAMLAIEGTIQPKKDKDPDVTISFNQADFKSASPNLDDPVVISIQVGELLVRKTLLVPGSSADVLFYSTFIKMKLSEKLIQPSSGELIGFSGERVPIMGHIWLKTTMGEIPMSRSIDIQYLMVDCYSPYNIILGRPALNIFKAVVSTLHLCVKFPVQENKIATVHADHQEARQCYNACLKKDQARKITRPQVQSIHSSADTTVLADLDPREDLGERPRPMDNLQRITLTADDNQCIYIGEALEGEDRAKLIQILRKNADLFAWTPDDMPGIKPRSHLPQAGNRQNSPTSSTEEKEPRRGEKTSSARRNQKAPQRRFHLRNSFHHMVVQRGHGKEEFR